Below is a genomic region from Miscanthus floridulus cultivar M001 chromosome 1, ASM1932011v1, whole genome shotgun sequence.
aaaaatccatttttaACCGTGCTTAGTAGTTTATGACTACTGTAGTACTTCTCTTATAAGATAGAGGACTACCCACGGTACTAGTGCTCTTGTGAAGGATTTTCTGCTTAAAGTAAATATGTATCTGAAAACTATTCTAAACCAGAACTATTATAAAAAGATACAAAATAATTTGTGTACAATATGCAATTCCAGTATCGGTTTCCTCTTAGAGTAGGTTTAATAAGCTCGGTTATAAGCCAAGTTGAGTCATACAACAATCCAGACTCTCCTCCTGTTCCAAATATAGTTTTAAATTTATACAGGGTCCACAAGCTACTTTTCTGTGTCCTGGTTTCCTCTCACAGCTTGGTGTAGTGGCGGGACCCACAACTGGGGAACAGTGCAAGCGATCGGCGCTGTCTGCAGCGACAAGCTCATTCACTTTCGTTTGTTCTCTCTCTCCCACGTCAGAATATGCTGAGCTATGTTGACGTTAAGACCACTGACGTGGCCTTACTGTGTACGTATCCTTAGAGCAAGGTAaataatacagccggctgctGGCTACAAGGGTCCTTACAGCCTACCTCTCAGCTTacccatatagtagttagctcttcagCATTAATATATGGCCCACATGTCTCTCTCATAaagtttcttggttcttgtgtctAAGCCGGTTATAAGGTTACAGCCCGCTTTTCCTCTCTCTCCCCTTCTCTCCTCCACATTAGCATTCAGTCTGCTTACAAcctactattatacttgctcttagaaCTCTTAATATTTAATTATAGATCAGTTGGTTATGTTTCTTGTGGTGGAATCTGCTTATTTgggttcaagtcctcgacttaACACGGGTTCTCGCATTTTCCTGGATTTATTCCATGATTTAACGGTGCTATGTTTTCAATGGTAGGCGACGTCTCCGTCCgaatctcgagatctgccggctcaatccttcggaggtgctcataggggtagggtttataTACGTatattcataggggtgagtgtgcgtgtcTGTTGTGAACGTGTACCGTGTAACTCTGGAAAAAAAAAGATAGCAACAACTGTTAAATGACGCTTCATATTCATACTAGGAAATGGGGCGCGCTTCGCTGCGCCCGTTTTCCTTTTGATATTAGATCACGTTTTATTCATTGTGTAGACCGTGTGACGTGGTAACACTGgctgggtttttttttttgattttatgGTGAGGCTTTCGGCGATGGAGGCCTCGTATGTGCTAGTTGCCTAGCCCTTTCGGGTAAGAGTTGGCCTATTTTTGAGCATTGGAACCGGGCCATGGCCCTGCAGCGCGAGAGCTGATCTATTGTGGCTAATGGGCCTATGAGTATGTTGATTTTTATGGACTACAGGGAAGCGCTGGGCTCATTTATTGGCCCCATTCTTTCTGGTTTCGTGTCGGCGTTGGTTCGTATATAAAGTGGTGAGTCTGGCTGCGGATAGGTGCGGTGCATTGTAGCCTTCGAGGCATCGTTTCTTGGGGTGCGTGATGGAAGGCGATAGTTTCAGAGGCGGAGAGAAGAGGATCAGGGATGTGGCCGAGGGAAGTGGCGCGAGGAAGGCTAGGCGTGAGGTCAATAACTAATCTATTTTCAATGCCCATGCTATTTTGTGTTGGAATCTGCTTGGACTAAGTTTGGGTTTGGGTGTCAGGGCGATGGGAAAAGCTGTGTGGCTGATGCGATGCTCTGGGAGGCTAGTCTTGCCGAGATGGGATGCGATCCTATGGATGATCTGGGTTTTCCATTGACTGACTCGCCCGTTGTTTTCTTGAACGCATCGGCAGAGGCCGTATCAGCATTTGACTTCTCTGAGCTGACAGGAGTGCTTTCGTCGAATGAGTCTATTGGTTCTCTGGAAGCGGAGGCGGAGGCACCTGCTGATGTGTTTGTTCCTGGGGTACGTGAAGATACAATTTTCTATTGTTTAGTTGCTGAATCTTGCAGAAGGCtatgtttttttttattattgaATTTTCTGTTGTTTAGTTGCTGAACGGTGCGGATGGCCATgcgtttttttaatttttattttgGAACTACCATGCAGGTGGCGCGTCCAGTGCACATTCCAAAGCAGATGATCTTCAGAGAGATCCTTCACAGGCTTCATCTTAAGATCCATGATATGGGTCTGCTGATAGAGGCTCCTAGTGTGTATCGTGCGTGGATCGATATGGAGACTCCGCAGTCTGAAATCGAGGGTAGCAAAGGACGTAAGAAGCTATATGGTCAGGGTAGCTGCACCAAGTATGGTGCAATGGAGTCTGTGTGTGCAATAGGAGCCATGCACCTGCGTGTGGACCACCATGTCATAGTGAAGGACTTTAGCTATCCGAGGATGAAGATGCTTGAGGGCAAGGTCATACGTGAAAGGCAGTGGAGCTCGATGGTGAAAGACTTACTTGATAAGAAGGAGAGGAACAGTGAGAAGTTAAAGAAGCAGTACAGAGGTGTTCTTGATGAAGCTATCTGCATCTGCAGGCAATTCAGCGACGTACTGCCTATCCGTGTTTCGTGTGATGGACACGCTTTCGGTGGAATGAATGATGTGAAGCTTGCGTATGGTGGTCAGAGGCCTCCTGTTAGTCGTCTTGAGGAGCTTGCCTTTGCTCTTGTGAATCTGGCAACCAACGATGGCGTCACTGCAATGGGCAAGGTTGGAATAGTGTTGGTTTCTTGTACTGTTCGTGCTGAATCTGATTTTATCCAATGCATTAGTGCCTATGTTATCTGTATATTGATAGAGTTGTAATTGTTTGGTACAGGACTGAAGTTTCCATTAACAGGTGGAGTTCATCTTTTGGTGGTAGGCCTGTTACAGGTGGAGTTTATCTGATGGATTTTGGAATGCGTATTGGTGACCATGGGGGAACAACAGGGTTGGTAGTGTGTTCTTTTGGGTCATGTGTGCAGAATGACCTCCGCTAGGGCTTTGCTATGTTGTTAGTTGGATGTTTAGGCTGTTTGTTAGGCGTTAGCGTAGtctgtagtatatatatatacatagctgGTAGATTGAGAAGGGCTTGTACTGCATATGTATGTATacaatatatatgtgtgtgtaagGATGGATGTTTATCTGCGTGTAGCAGGGGCAAATAGCCTGGAAATGGTACCGTGAGTCAGTAAGGCGTGTTCCTCGTATGTGTGTACGTATATGTGTGTAAGGATGGCTATTTACCTGCGTGTAGCAGGGGCAAATGACATGGAAATGGTATCGTCAGTCTGTAAGGTGTGTTTCTATGGTGATTGGTTTTGAGATGTGCATACATTGTTTTGATTAGGAAAAAAGGGAGACATAGTCATGTATATGCAGGCTGTGCATACATTGCCAGTCGTGAACAACTGTGATGGATGGATAATTATTGCGGTTACATAATAAGACCATGTGACAACAACCTCAGTAGGCCTAGGACATGCAGATTGCCTTGTATCTGAGCTGTGTTGTGTGGGAGAGTAGAAGTAAGAGTAGCAGTGAAAACACAAACAACTCGATGGGCGGTGTTGTATTGTTAGCCTCTGTTTGGGCTGTTCGTCAATGTAGCTGCTCATGTGTTTGAGGGCTGAGCAGAGGTGTGTACATTCAGAATGTATGGACTGATGAGATCAGTGAGTCATTTCGAAAACGATTCAGAATCACCGAGGCGCATGTATCTTATTTTAATATGATACAGGCATAGTGGAGCATGGATGGAGCACAACATATATATAGATGCATAGATAGATAAGTAGTCCAGGTTTGTCTAGACCGCAGTTACATACACGGCATCGATATTATACAGATAGATGGGTAGGTTGAGACATCCAGTGGCATTGATATCATACAAATACACGCCTAGCTCGTATGATAGTAGTGGTTAGTTTTTGCCTAGCAGCAGCATACATGGTAGACATATAGATAAGGCGTGTCATGTTGCTTTCCAAAATTAGAGCTCCATGCTGGGTCTTTTGGTGCCTGCGGCGAAAACAGAGCATAGATTATGCCTGTGGTAATGATGTCATCTAAAAATACAATTCCATAAGCCATGTCATGGAACCGAAGATGTAGGTACCTTTAATATATATGGCTTGGTCTATAGCTCAAGGCGCCTTTGGACGTTACGATCCTTGTTGGCACCAGTACCACTGCAGTGACATTTGTTGCTTAAAACAGATAAATGGCTAACGATCTATAGAACTGAGGTATAGGCAAGAAATAGTATGTGCAAACCTGGATCCATCATGAGTTTCATGAGCGGCGACGTCTCCAAtagctcttttctttttttcgtcTGGATGGATGTCTGTGATCTAAAGATTACATGTGTAAATGGACAGTCAATACGATGGATGAGTGAGGAAACACAGGTGTGGACTATGCTGTTGTTAGATAGGATTGTCGCTGCTGCATACCTCTGGAGTTAGGTGAACATGCTGAGGAGGTGGGGTTGCGTGGGCATCAGAAAGTGAGGGCTGATCCAACTGCGAAAACGGTAAGAGAGCATTGTTTAAAAACACAAGTAGCAACAGTCTGCAAGCAAACATATAGCATGGCTGTATGGGTGTGTGAAGAGTCTGATTGGAGGCATTATTTATAAATTGGTGGCAGTTCACAGGGCCTATGTTTGCAGTATCTATGCAAGGTGGTAGTGCGCACCTGTGTGTCAATCGTAGCCTGTGTGTCAGAGGCAGAGACAATGGGAAGCTCCTCTGTGGCAGATGGTGTTACATGTACatgaacaaataaaaaaaaaggtCATTGTGGGTGTGATACGGAAATGGGCAGAAATATGCAGAATGGGAAAATTAAACAACCTGGCAGTTGTGGATTCTGGTGTAAGGAAGATGTGTCTCCGGTGGCTAAAACAGTATCGACTTGATAAATAATGCCAATTCTTTGTAGTGACATGGGCGAGACACTGACACGAAGCTCAAATTGTCTTCCATAGAGAGCTGTGATTCGAGTCGGCAGAAATGCATTGGAAGGACCATCCAAGGCGATGAGAGCATCGACTGGCATTCCAATTATCTCCTCTgctatgggcccaaagaagaccAGTTCTATAGTTGGCGTAGCGTTGGTGTTTGCTGAGGCTGCTGGGTCTACCGCAACTATAGACAGTCGGTACCTATATGCGTTGACACATGGTTAGAAACATTGGATTTTTATGGCCTAAGCATGGCACCCTTAGCAATAAAACATAACCATATGCTAAAGAAAGTGATGCTGACCTAGGTCCGCCGCTTGTTCCAGAACAACCTCGGCCGGTGCAACGGGTAGCGCCACTTTCTTGTTTTAATGTTTTGTTGCATACTTGACAGGCCAGGTACCACCATGACGTGTCGGTGAGGACATTCTTTATTTTAACTTTGACAATATATCTATTGCCCTGTTTAAGAAGAATAGTTTAGCAGGAATTTCAGTAAAGGCAAAAACCATAGGAAACACTGTACTCACATAGATGACATGGGGATTATCAAATGTAGAAAGGTCTGCAACAGTTATATTTTCTGGTGCTGCCTGGCTCGTGCCTGGTCCATCCCATATGGGCGTTGGAGTTCGACCAATGCAGCTACAATGATAAAAAAAAAGGATATGACTAAATCGTGGTAAATGCGCTAgtcatgcatatgtgtatttacCTGTCTCGTAAAGCTGCAACCTCTGGTATGTGAGGATTGACGTACCATTTGCACACCGAAGATCCTTGTAGGGACACATTTCCTGTTAGCAGGgaaagttcatatattttttgAGCAAAAGTATGCGAAGTCACAGAAAAACATGTGTTTTGTTTATTGAGAAAGCAATAACAATGTACCGTTGAATATAGAAGCTGTAACACCAACAAAGAGGAATATAACTGGTTCACGTGTAGCCATTTCCATATACCGTTCAGCATCAAAGTTCTCGGCCTG
It encodes:
- the LOC136451517 gene encoding replication protein A 70 kDa DNA-binding subunit D-like; the protein is MEPYVILMDHAPLKEITPHSHQWTVRVRAIRFSECKNKEQPPKIVRVDFILIDEQGTTMEAQIPQNWIHMFMPQLKEASLYYIQFFQVVSARTTYRPVDHPFLARFTVHTRVREITTIPPTFPEYAYRVAPFEVLRARKQITEYCSDTIGVLQGCTHVRMQNTRAGPKAIRNVRITDGKDTMVVALWGEQAENFDAERYMEMATREPVIFLFVGVTASIFNGNVSLQGSSVCKWYVNPHIPEVAALRDSCIGRTPTPIWDGPGTSQAAPENITVADLSTFDNPHVIYGNRYIVKVKIKNVLTDTSWWYLACQVCNKTLKQESGATRCTGRGCSGTSGGPRYRLSIVAVDPAASANTNATPTIELVFFGPIAEEIIGMPVDALIALDGPSNAFLPTRITALYGRQFELRVSVSPMSLQRIGIIYQVDTVLATGDTSSLHQNPQLPEELPIVSASDTQATIDTQLDQPSLSDAHATPPPQHVHLTPEITDIHPDEKKKRAIGDVAAHETHDGSSGTGANKDRNVQRRLEL